aACATCctcttatattttacaaaaagataaGAGTTTTGAGGAGTGTAAGTGacccaaaaatcaaatgttagtGGATGTCTGTGGAGGTCATGAAACCTCAAGGTTGGTCCataggatttttgaaatctcaaggaaagttaatatatttttgtcaaacctcacGGGAGGTCATTGTTTTTTTAACAAACCTTAAGAGAGATCAATGTCTTTTGTCCTATAATTTATCAACAATGTTAAACTAGCATTACATTGCCACATTGTTTTGAATCTTAACACCACTCCAAGATTGTTTCACTGTCCTGAATCTTGACATATAACCCATTTAGTGAAAAATAAACATTTTCAATAATTGTTTCCATTTGCCTGTCCTAGTCCATATTCCATTGCTGATTTCCCTGATACTAGCCCAAATCATCCCATGATTATGAATCTCTAAAAGCACAAACAAGAGCATTTTTCATTTCAGTATTAACTATTAAACACAACATTTACATCGCAATAAAAAAAGTGCTAAGATTCAATAGCTTACTCTGGACATGTATCGAGCAAGAGCTCCACTGAGTCATCAAGAGGGCCGaacttcttctcctcctcctcctcaagCTCCTTCAACCAAAGAATGGCGTGCACTCGCTGCCGCATAATCCTATAGTCCTTCGCCAACTTCTCGACAGTATACACTTCTGGATTTGCCTTGTGCAGCCTGTACATCTCCGACTTCTCTGAATCCTTCAAATACGACCCTCTCACCCCAGGCTCCCTCACCTGCTTCAACAACACGCTCATTTCCCTCATCCTCTCCCCCCAACCCTCCACAAACGCTCTACCCTTCTTATTCTCTTCATCCAATTCCTTCAAGTCATTATCCACCTCTTCGCCACCGCCAACCGCCGTAGAGCGCTGGGCGACGGCGTCAATGCCAACGCCACCGCCACCACCACCGCTCCCGCTCGAACCAACCTGATGCCCAACTGCTTCCCCATCAAAATGCTCCTTGGTCAGTCCCGTCGACCATGACGACGCAACGTCCCAACCCAAATCATCCGCCGCATTGCCGCCGATGCTTTTACCCCAGTCGTCGTCTTTTCCGCTTCCGCCGCCGCTAGGCGCAGCCGAGAATGCTCGAGAGACCGACTGGTTGAACGACGCGATTCTCGGGGCATTTCCCGATgtgggttttgggagaaatttcgCTGCCCTTGCGCACGGCGAAGCGGCGGAGAGTTGAGATATAATTTGGTGAACAATTCGCATTTTTGGTTTCTTATTTCTTGTGTCAATCGATACGAATCGATTTCTTTTGCAGTTCTTGACTGGTTTGAACAACTAGGTAGAGAATGGGAATGCAAATCCGGGGAAGCGAAGTAGGGGTTTAGGCTTCGTGGAAGAAAGTTAGCCGAaagtcataaaccctaaaaaaataaaaagaaaaagctCTGTTAGGATGCAGAGAAAGAGAGGGAAACgggaagaaaatgagagaaaatcaTGGGAGTGCAAGGGTTTCTCCTTCCCAGTTCTCTACAGTGAAGGCAGTGGCATAATCTGCAATTTTAtatttaccttattattatttatattttattttaagataAATTGTATTAGCTTAGACTAAATTGTGAACTAAATTAGACTCCCCCTTATGTTTGATGACgtcttatatttatatttatatttatattaaatgtatataaaataaaattatatcaaaatttatctaaatatatataaatctaaatttaagattcaaaattcatactttcaaagaagggtgagcataattcagttaAAACCGAATTAATCGAGTAAATTCGATTGGTTCGGTTTGATTccgttaaaaatttattcaattttgttcaggttttttttttttacgaattttgattttcaatttttttgtttgattaatttggttaaccaaacaatataaattaataataaataatctatattatttattaaaatattttatatattatacatataaaaaaaatttatttatttattatatattatatatatcaaaatattaaatcggttaaccgatttaaccgaaATTCGGTTCGGTCAGTTTTGAGTttggttaaatatgaaattttggtcGATTCGATTAATAAcattttttaaccaaaatttttaagttaattcggttaattaccgaACTGACCGAATGCTTGCCCCTACTCCCaaattagttttaattttgatttcaaatttagatttgaatttaaatttatattaaatttagataaaatataacatgaaattatattaaaatttgttcaattTTAATCAATTCACATCCTAAGTTCAaaatattctatttttattttgatcaaaGATTTTGTTGAaatgacaataaaaaaaaaatcatttttttactatatttgtcgagttttttcccgttttattattaaaaataaataaaatattaaataatactctgattgggaaaaattttcccaaactaatgctcacgtaatctcgcagcttggtgctgcgagatttaaactaatGGACCATTGAAAAATTGACGTGTGGCATGGAGTGGAGCAAATCTCGCAGTTTTAAAGGAAGTAGCCAATGAGAAAGCGACGCGTGGCAGGGCTGGAGTAAATCTCacagcttggagctgcgagatttgcaAGGAGCGGCACCAGCAGCGGAAGGCACAAGTGGTTGCGTATTTGCGTCGGAAGCAGCATGTGAAGCGTCGATGAAGTGGCTCTCTGAACCCACCCACCATCCCTTGCCGGTTTCCGTCCCAGTCGTTGGCCGCCGGTGGCAGTACCGGGGATGCACCAGGAGGAATATTGAACATCTCAGACAGCATTCCGCCGGTCTCGTACACAGTGGGAAGCCCCCCAGTCCCCTCTTCTTCCAAAGCCATaagcggcggcggcggcggcggcggttCGAACCCCCTTGATTGCACTCTTTGTTTATCCTGCCGGATCTGCTGGGCAACGTGGTGTTGCCGCCGCTGCTGCTGTTCTTGATGTGAGGCCATGGCAGATCTGTCGAACCCATTTGAGAAAGTAGTGAAGATGCCTTGATGGTGGTAGTCTTGGGACGTCGACATAGATGAATAAATTGTAGCAGAATCAATTGCAACCAGCTCCCCCTCTCTACCCACACGTTTACAACCAGAATGGCTATAGTGATAGACAATTGGAAGCCATGGTTGAGAGCTCCTCCATATCCGTATGGAGCCATCTCAAAGAGGTACAGTGGCACGGATTGCATTCACAAATTAAAAATGAACAACTTGAAACAAATTTCTCCATACCCAAATCAAATTGAATAATTTTACATTACATTGTTTAATTATTGCATTAATCGAAGACACTGGACAATTTTTTTCTGGATCAATAGACACGATATACAGTAAACAAAGGAGGACCACTGGTTCATGTTTATTTTTTAAgttaattaaagaaaaagaaagccATAGCAAAGAAGGGAGATGAGAAGAGAGGGATGGATAAGTGTTATCCCAGTTGAATTTTGTGTGAGagaagtaaatttattttttgccATCTACCTTGACAGATCTGAAGAAAATGTTGAGTTTCAAAATAGAGAAATAAAGAAAACAGAGAAAATCGATACATAGTGTTATGCCCTTGTCttgcaaatctcgcagcttcaagctgcgagatttgcttcaatCCTTGCttcctttaaatctcgcagctctaCTCCGTGCCACGTGTCAATTTTTCAGCGGCCCattagtttaaatctcgcagcatcaagctgcgagattacataagcagtttgggaaaatttttcccaatcagagtattatttaatattttattcatttttaataataaaatgggaaaaaactctatATTTGTCTTTATaccaaatactattaaaaatgaataattattttaatatgattaaatattaaaaaataaaatatgaattatgtgtaaaatcaaattgatttttttttttaaactttttttcacttttttataACAAAACATAAACAGATGGATTTCTTTGCATTATTTTTGTCTTATTGTTTTCGAGTTTCAAACATGGCTTAAAAAGTAAAAtactttatatattatttatcaaCTTCCAAACTTGCCCTCGGGTCTTATATGGTAAttggaaaatattatttaaaaatgagaaaaatgcaaaaaaaaaaaatctacatgaataaaataattttttggcaTTGCCCATCCGATGACCTTGTCATAGAATATTGATATGCATTCAACTTAATCCATTTATAAAACAAAACTTTAAACGCTCATAAGAAATAATTTCTTAGACATAAAATTTGGTCCACAAATTATTGCACGCGTCGCATTAACACTTGAATTGACAAATATTATTTAGTGTGGGCCCCAATACTGTGACTTTCATAAATTTAAATGGATACAAATAATAATGTGACATTTTACAACCAATAGATTTCAATTTTTATGTGAATAAGTTGTTCCTTTTAAGTATTTTGGaacaaaaataaatttacatTTATCACTAGGGGTGTGAATAATTTAGTGAAAaccaaattaatcaaaataatCGACCAAATTCGGTcagttcggttcggttatggaAAAATTAcatttcggttaaccgatttagctgtattatataattaataattaaatataaattaaatattaaaagcatacaatcatatttttccccataattaattataatttgatttgattaaattcATTAAACTGAATTAATCGAAAATTCAATTCGATCAGGTAAGGTTTGGGTAAAAAAGGTAGCTTAGTCGGTTCGATTATGGTATATAGTTAACCAAATTTTTtcgattaattcagttaattggCCGAATAGGCCGATTGCACACCCCTACTTACAACTCCGCTTATAGGACAATTATACCCTAAATGATCGAAAAAGGCCCTTAATATTAAACTAAAAATACATTTATTACTTTGAACTTTGTATATTAAAAGACGGCGTTTTATATCATAAATTTCGggccttaaatttagatttaggtGGATTTAGATAAGTTTCAATACAACTCGaagttcaaaacatttccaaatataaTGTAAGATTGTTTTATAGTTGTGAAATTTATTGTTATATTTcgatttaaatttcaaaaaaaaaatagcgAATGTCTTTTTAGTAAAATTAAGGatgttgaattggaattttctgaAACAGTTTATGCTCATACATTTTAGTTCATATAATTCAAATAAACgtaaaataaataagaagaaTTTGGGGTTTTTGtgtaaaaaaattgatttttaaaatagaaaatttaaatattgaGGTTGGCAACAATATCTACATGTGCTTATTCGAGAGTAAGAATGATAAGTACATAAGTAGAGGTTAGGAAAAGCAAAAGTTTCTACTTATATACGTAAAAGttcttttcattttccttttttaccAGGCTTTATGTCCGTCACTTGCTTCTGCTTTCCCCTTTCCTACCAAAAAGCCCTAGCTCACAGCAACTGCCGACCAGATTGCCGCCGCGTTCCGCCTATTACCGGTTATATTCCCGGCGTCTGAGCTCTCCGAGCATCTCGGCGAGCTCCTGCTTCATTTGCGCGCGGAATTTCGGGCTTTTTGCGGGCACTACATGCGATCCGAGAAGAAAAGAGGTTAGGTGCTTCGATTTGTTGGTTTTTTCAGTATTTGGTGTCTCTTTTAGGTAGATTGAGCTCTTTTAGTGTAAAATTTGCTCCCTTAGCTTGGCTGTAGCTGTGGCTAGAGTAAATGACTGAGTTGGCTTTGGATCTGTTCGTACTGTTCAGTGGGTGTCGTTAAGTACAGAAATTAATGCCAtggaaaatcttttttttttttttttttctcagatGAACAGAAAATGTAGTAATGGTCAGGAAAATGAAATGccagagaaaaggaaagaaataagAGGGAAATCAATTAGCTGCTGTATTTGGTCTCTGTCTAAAAAATTAGTAAGTGTGAAATTGTACTTACATAGGTAAGAACAACCAAAGACTGTAAAATAAAAAAGTTTTCTGACTGTTTTTTTGCTCTATATATTGTTTTCTTCTCCATTTTCCTTATGACCAAGCAAGAAAAAGGGAATTGCCTAAATGCTTAATTGTTGGACTCAAAAAGAACTTCTGGAGATTCTGTCAATTGTGTGCGTAAGAGAGCAAGAAAAACGTGGGTAGCCGAAGGTCCCGTTTGAACCTTGGAAAACATCAGaggaataaaagaaaaataggaaagaatcctaattttcatattttgtcaTCAAGGAAaacgagaaagaaaataaaatatatagcaaattaataaacaaaaatttagttttacacatcattaacatttaatttttcttaaatattaatCATGTTAGaacaatttttcattcttatagtGTTTAATATGTGTGTTTTAAAAGGCCCAGCTGAGCTTGTGCAACCCATTTCACATTGAAGCTTTTGCATTTGGCTTGtttgattctcaagttagatttcAAGTAGAAAATTTAAATCTCgtgtttatataaaaggaataTATTAATATGGGTTGATCTCTATAAATCTCGAACCTCAAAAACTTTCTGAAATAATTGATTTGATATCttagattttgaaaataatttgaattttgtaATGTTATAACCATCTCTTGGCGTGATTTACTAAATGAATTCAATATAGTGCCAAAAAATAGTTTACAaactatatttaattttttagatTTGATTTGgaactttcttaatttttctttattcaAGGTGAGGCATTTTAGCCCTTATAGGGCGAGGCATAAGCTTTAAGGTGTTGCAGTGTAAGCCTTTACAGAATTTTATTTTAAGGGCTAaaatccttcttattttcctttttttaattaaaattcttgATAAAAATGGAGCCCAAGCATAGGATTGTTGGGCTCAGAAAAGAGTTTTCGGAgtttttgtgtgtgtatgtgtgtttgatgacTGATTTTCTCCTTTGACTTTGGCCCCTTTGCTTGAATATGGTGCAGGCATTGCTATTTTGTTGTGAACCATTTGTGAGACATCACCCACTGCTGCGAATCCTGTTGGTGGATCTCAATGTTGTCTAAGGGTGGTTAGTGGAACTATGGACTGTTTACAGGCTGTCTTTCTCAAGGGTAAGTTAGTGGAATTCAATATTAGAAGTTATGGTTTTTCGTTTCTCATCCATtagaaaagaaacaagaatacAAGCTTTGGAGGATAAGACATCCTCCAGTAAACAgctaaaaaaataattacaaaagtgCTGTTCTCTAGTCCCTTTGGAAGTCTGATAATGAATTCCTCAGGGTTTTGCTACATCATTCTTCGATGAGACAAGGGAAAATGATATTATTCAGAAGTTGTAGCCTTAGCTTCACTAATGATTACCCAGACAAAATAAGTTAACATTATTGATTTACATAAACTGATAAAATTGTGAATGTGCCTGTTTCGGTTTCTAGTTTATTTGCACATTGCTGTTATTACCTTGAATTTTGAGGAATTATCAAATCAGTTCCTGCAATTTCTAATTTATTTTCTTAAGAATTACCATGATTTGGAGTTAATTGCCCATAATCTAATATGGGAAGACACTCTTGATCAGGTGAAtgggcagaaaaggattcatgtagttgacttgttgttgttgtacaaTGATTTGGAGAATCTCTAAACAGATCAAGTAACTTTCCTAAGAAATGATTTCTGGtagtataaaaatgtttttagatgaattaaaaaaattagtgacGAACTATAAAATACAAAAGATAAAACAACTTCATGCATGAGAGTTATATGGTGCATTGGGAACAATGTGATAAAATCATTCAACATGTTTGATGGGCTATCTGAGTTGAATGTGCTAGAAAGATAAAAGGAAGGCTTGAGGGAAAGAAAGGACAGTAAAGGAGGTTTGTTAAGCAAGATGTGATGATAAATGTTATGGTCTGAATTAGAGTGAAGTGAAAATAGATCTACAGAGCATACTTGTTAACTGGTTTGAGTTTATTTATTAATGTTTGATAGTAAGCAAATTGTGGCATTTTCATAATGTTTTTATTGTATAGTTATATGCATGGAAGAACCAATTGGCTGGTGGGGCCTGAATGgttttcacccccccccccccaccaaaaaaCTTAGGGTGATGCACCAAAAACAGGAGAGGCTACTTCGCTTAGTTGGTGTGGGGTGGATGGTGTTTGGGTACATGCATATTTGCCTTAAAATGAGTCTTTTAGAATTCTCATTTGATGCAACTACCTTTTTTTGGATGGAGACCAAAGAAGGTTGTTTGGAAGGGTTAAGTTGCCTAGTTTGAAGGTTGGAGACGTGGAAGGGTTCAGGCTTGTGTATATGTTTTGCCACATGGATGGAGCCAAACAAAGCGGCCAAGTCAAGAATGGTTGTTGAGCTATCTAGTTACTTTCTTCAACTTGCATGAGTACTGTATAGGGTATATTGTTCAAGGGAAAATACAAAAAGATGATTGATGATGCACATTTTAACTTTCAACATAAAACTTGAATGAAGAGGCATTGTTTGGAGAAGGTTGGGTTGGTCCAAACACAGTCTGAACCAAGGCTGAGCAGTGCCGCCCTTCAGGTTTACAAATCAAGGGTCTTTTTTTCTGAGTCTACTTCAGTAAAGATATGTATGCCCAAAGTATCTAGAGAAATAAATACACTGTTTACTTTAAAAACTGGCATAGAATTATTTACTATAAATGAATTCTTGAGGTGatactttaattttaatttaggtCTATTTGTGGGCATGTGTATGCGCATGTCTTGTTTTTATTACATATTGCTTACAAGTccttcattatttt
This genomic stretch from Malania oleifera isolate guangnan ecotype guangnan chromosome 3, ASM2987363v1, whole genome shotgun sequence harbors:
- the LOC131150945 gene encoding protein GAMETE CELL DEFECTIVE 1, mitochondrial isoform X1 — protein: MRIVHQIISQLSAASPCARAAKFLPKPTSGNAPRIASFNQSVSRAFSAAPSGGGSGKDDDWGKSIGGNAADDLGWDVASSWSTGLTKEHFDGEAVGHQVGSSGSGGGGGGVGIDAVAQRSTAVGGGEEVDNDLKELDEENKKGRAFVEGWGERMREMSVLLKQVREPGVRGSYLKDSEKSEMYRLHKANPEVYTVEKLAKDYRIMRQRVHAILWLKELEEEEEKKFGPLDDSVELLLDTCPEFFNSHDREFHVASLPYKPEFKVMPEGWDGTTRDPDEVHYEISMKEDEMLYQEFVQRMNFNKKKMAGEVKCHKYSRRRPSDGWSFTVEKMGPRGKRGGGGGWKFVSLPDGSSRALNEMEKMYVKRETPRRRRKIFP
- the LOC131150945 gene encoding small ribosomal subunit protein mS75 isoform X2, producing MRIVHQIISQLSAASPCARAAKFLPKPTSGNAPRIASFNQSVSRAFSAAPSGGGSGKDDDWGKSIGGNAADDLGWDVASSWSTGLTKEHFDGEAVGHQVGSSGSGGGGGGVGIDAVAQRSTAVGGGEEVDNDLKELDEENKKGRAFVEGWGERMREMSVLLKQVREPGVRGSYLKDSEKSEMYRLHKANPEVYTVEKLAKDYRIMRQRVHAILWLKELEEEEEKKFGPLDDSVELLLDTCPEWQERSSATNIAGGVLRMDGVLQLRKWGLVGSVEVAVVGNL